Proteins encoded together in one bacterium window:
- a CDS encoding iron-containing alcohol dehydrogenase produces MNSTVEAWSGELAGVRVTTGAGSLEQLGKEVSALGATHALLITDPGLVRAGHAERAHEAIRSAGLGASTFTEVHENPSTEDVTRGVEAARSSGADALVALGGGSAMDCTKGTNFVLTNGGEMSDYWGYGKASLEMLPMVAVPTTCGTGSEAQSYALISQAGSRRKMACGDPKALFRAVVLDPELTISAPKWVRSVSGFDAVAHAVESLVTTRATEVSKALSERAYELLDGAFEQVLGDKPRIEPLGRMQLGAHLAGAAIEKSMLGAAHAAANPLTARCRITHGEAVALMLPHVVRFNSEAAEEAYARLLPGGSRALARRLETLRHRGGLAKCLQDLGVARDTLGSLARLAIEEWTGSFNPRPVTERDFIKLYEQAYA; encoded by the coding sequence ATGAACTCGACGGTCGAAGCCTGGTCGGGTGAGCTGGCCGGAGTCCGGGTCACGACCGGCGCGGGTAGCCTGGAGCAGCTCGGCAAGGAGGTGTCGGCTCTCGGCGCGACCCATGCACTGCTGATCACCGACCCGGGGCTTGTGCGAGCCGGACACGCTGAACGCGCCCACGAGGCGATTCGCAGCGCCGGCCTCGGAGCCTCGACTTTTACCGAGGTCCATGAGAATCCGTCGACCGAAGACGTCACGCGAGGTGTCGAGGCAGCTCGATCGTCCGGGGCGGACGCGCTCGTGGCCCTCGGCGGCGGCAGCGCCATGGACTGCACCAAAGGGACCAACTTCGTCCTGACCAACGGCGGCGAGATGTCGGACTACTGGGGCTATGGCAAGGCCTCCCTGGAGATGCTGCCGATGGTGGCCGTTCCGACAACCTGCGGCACCGGCAGCGAAGCGCAGTCCTACGCCCTGATCTCCCAAGCCGGTAGCCGTCGAAAGATGGCCTGCGGAGATCCCAAGGCCCTTTTCCGAGCCGTAGTCCTCGATCCCGAGCTCACGATCAGCGCTCCGAAATGGGTGCGGTCGGTGTCGGGCTTCGATGCCGTTGCTCACGCGGTCGAGAGCCTGGTCACCACCCGCGCCACCGAGGTGTCGAAAGCCCTGTCCGAGCGCGCCTACGAGCTTCTGGATGGTGCTTTCGAGCAGGTGCTGGGCGATAAGCCGCGGATCGAGCCCCTGGGCCGTATGCAGCTCGGGGCCCACCTGGCCGGCGCCGCCATTGAGAAATCCATGCTCGGGGCGGCTCATGCGGCGGCGAATCCGTTGACCGCCCGCTGTCGAATAACTCATGGAGAGGCCGTGGCGCTGATGTTGCCTCACGTGGTTCGCTTCAATTCCGAGGCGGCCGAAGAGGCTTACGCTCGGCTTCTACCCGGAGGCTCCCGAGCATTGGCAAGGCGACTCGAGACCCTCCGCCACCGCGGCGGCCTGGCCAAGTGCTTGCAGGACCTAGGGGTTGCGCGAGACACTCTCGGCTCGCTGGCCCGACTCGCGATCGAGGAATGGACCGGCAGTTTCAATCCCCGGCCCGTCACCGAACGAGATTTCATCAAACTCTATGAGCAAGCCTATGCATAG
- a CDS encoding coproporphyrinogen III oxidase family protein, translated as MTQPEAATSGRLTEEQELGSVFVSNYPPYSAWSEDAVAEARRALDEPPIEGRDLGLYLHIPFCRKRCKFCYFRVYTDKNFDEIGSYLDALCREVEMYSERPAIANRRPRFVYFGGGTPSYISAKHLRALVERLQRAIPWDGVEEVAFECEPGTLTAAKLEAIREIGVTRLSLGIENFDDDILRLNGRAHVSHEINRCMPWIRDLDFEQLNVDLIAGMLGETWTKWKQTVARTIEVGADSVTIYQLELPFNTRFTKNILDGELEVPVADWDLKREWHAYAIEEFSKAGYETSSAYTLVRKSGEENRARFLYRDSVWNGCDLLGTGVASFSHVSDVHFQNCDGWGEYLARIGDGELPLNRAFATRPDERLTREFILQLKLGRLEAQAFSKKFGVDVLERFSEPLGRLEKEGWLEVSGGAVKLSGAGLLRVDSLLPDFYEDSYRNARYT; from the coding sequence ATGACCCAGCCCGAAGCGGCGACATCCGGACGGCTCACTGAAGAACAGGAGCTTGGCAGCGTCTTCGTCTCCAACTACCCACCCTACTCCGCCTGGAGTGAAGACGCCGTCGCCGAGGCTCGCCGCGCTCTCGACGAGCCGCCGATTGAAGGTAGAGACCTTGGACTCTATCTACACATTCCGTTCTGCCGGAAGCGCTGCAAGTTCTGCTACTTCCGCGTCTATACGGACAAGAATTTCGACGAAATCGGCTCTTATCTCGACGCGCTGTGCCGCGAAGTCGAGATGTACTCCGAACGGCCCGCGATTGCGAACCGCCGGCCGCGCTTTGTCTACTTCGGCGGCGGCACCCCGTCCTATATCAGCGCTAAGCACTTGAGAGCTCTAGTCGAACGACTGCAACGGGCGATCCCCTGGGACGGTGTCGAGGAAGTCGCCTTCGAATGCGAGCCGGGCACCTTGACCGCGGCCAAGCTCGAAGCCATCCGGGAAATCGGCGTCACCCGTCTTTCTCTCGGAATCGAGAATTTCGACGACGACATTCTGCGACTCAACGGCCGGGCCCACGTCTCGCATGAGATCAATCGCTGCATGCCCTGGATCCGAGACCTCGACTTCGAGCAGCTCAACGTCGACCTCATCGCCGGCATGCTCGGTGAGACCTGGACCAAGTGGAAGCAGACGGTGGCTCGAACCATCGAGGTGGGCGCGGACAGCGTCACCATCTACCAGCTCGAGCTGCCGTTCAACACGCGCTTCACCAAGAACATCCTGGACGGTGAGTTGGAGGTTCCGGTGGCCGATTGGGACCTCAAACGCGAGTGGCACGCCTACGCTATCGAGGAGTTCTCCAAAGCCGGTTACGAGACCTCGAGCGCCTACACCCTAGTGCGAAAGAGCGGCGAGGAGAACCGGGCACGATTCCTCTACCGAGACTCGGTATGGAACGGCTGCGATCTTCTCGGAACCGGGGTCGCCTCGTTCTCGCACGTCAGCGACGTGCATTTTCAGAACTGCGACGGCTGGGGCGAGTACCTGGCTCGAATCGGGGACGGCGAGCTGCCCTTGAATCGCGCGTTCGCAACCCGCCCCGATGAGCGCCTCACGCGCGAGTTCATCCTGCAACTCAAGCTCGGGCGGCTCGAGGCGCAAGCCTTCTCCAAGAAGTTCGGCGTCGACGTTCTCGAGCGCTTCTCCGAGCCACTCGGCCGGCTTGAAAAGGAGGGTTGGCTCGAGGTCTCCGGCGGCGCCGTCAAGCTCTCCGGTGCGGGCCTGCTCCGGGTCGACAGCCTGCTTCCGGATTTCTACGAAGACTCCTACCGCAACGCCCGTTACACCTGA
- a CDS encoding sodium:solute symporter family protein has product MTLAIVLLYLATVFSIGILSHRLFRGTGVDFFLASRTIGPFLLLMSLFGTHMTAFSLLGASGEAYHRGVGVFALMASSSALVVPLAFLFLAPRVWRLGERHGYLTQVEFFRDRWQSDGLGLLLFAVMVVLLVPYLLIGIKGGGITLAQITGGATPEWVGSVLMSVVVLGYVSIGGLRGTAWANTFQTLVFMTLGAVTFFLITHKLGGLGSAMERLDKTSPDLLARGQHIAPLELLTYTAIPLSVAMFPHIFMHWLTARSERAFRLPIVAYPICVAIVWIPSVVLGLLGNLDFPGLVGPEANAVLVKMIGEYAPGAMAGMLAAGVFAAVMSSLDSQVLSLSTMFTRDIVRHYGFHDHLGDRRSILVGRIFVLGIFAVALTLSLTVDRSLFKLGVWSFTGFAALTPVIVAALYWKRSTRTGAFAAVLVTAGLWICFFAQAGWPGYTVLGIGIMPVAVILAASATAMVVGSLLSEAPPEEHLARFFE; this is encoded by the coding sequence ATGACTCTGGCGATCGTCCTTCTCTATCTGGCGACCGTCTTCAGTATCGGCATCCTCAGCCATCGCCTGTTCAGAGGCACCGGCGTGGATTTCTTTCTCGCCTCGCGCACCATCGGTCCGTTCCTGCTATTGATGTCCCTTTTCGGGACCCACATGACGGCCTTTTCGCTACTTGGAGCCTCCGGCGAGGCCTACCATCGGGGCGTTGGGGTCTTCGCGCTGATGGCCTCGTCGTCTGCTCTCGTCGTGCCTCTGGCCTTCCTGTTTCTGGCTCCCCGCGTCTGGCGACTGGGCGAGCGACACGGCTATCTGACCCAGGTCGAGTTCTTTCGCGACCGCTGGCAATCCGACGGGCTGGGCCTCCTTCTCTTCGCGGTCATGGTCGTTCTTCTGGTTCCCTATCTCCTGATCGGCATCAAGGGCGGCGGCATCACGCTGGCGCAGATCACCGGCGGCGCTACCCCGGAATGGGTAGGCAGCGTCCTGATGTCGGTGGTCGTCCTGGGCTACGTCTCGATCGGCGGCCTGCGCGGCACCGCCTGGGCCAACACGTTCCAGACCCTGGTGTTCATGACACTCGGTGCCGTGACCTTCTTTCTGATCACCCACAAGCTCGGCGGGCTCGGCAGCGCCATGGAACGCCTCGACAAGACCTCTCCGGATCTCCTGGCGCGCGGTCAACACATCGCACCGCTCGAGCTCCTGACCTACACCGCGATTCCGCTCTCGGTGGCGATGTTTCCGCATATCTTCATGCACTGGTTGACCGCGAGAAGCGAGCGCGCGTTCCGGCTTCCGATCGTCGCCTATCCCATATGTGTCGCCATCGTCTGGATTCCGAGCGTGGTGCTCGGCCTCCTGGGCAACCTGGATTTTCCGGGCCTGGTTGGTCCCGAGGCCAACGCCGTGCTGGTCAAGATGATCGGCGAGTACGCCCCCGGAGCCATGGCCGGTATGCTGGCAGCGGGCGTCTTCGCCGCGGTAATGTCTTCGCTCGACTCCCAGGTACTGTCGCTGAGCACCATGTTCACTCGCGACATCGTCCGGCATTACGGCTTCCACGATCACCTCGGCGACCGGCGGTCGATTCTCGTGGGCCGGATCTTCGTCCTCGGAATCTTCGCGGTGGCACTGACTCTCTCCCTCACCGTCGACCGCAGCCTGTTCAAGCTCGGTGTCTGGTCTTTCACCGGCTTCGCGGCGCTGACACCGGTCATCGTCGCCGCCCTGTACTGGAAGCGAAGCACCCGTACCGGAGCGTTCGCGGCGGTTCTGGTCACCGCGGGCCTCTGGATTTGCTTCTTCGCCCAGGCGGGGTGGCCCGGCTATACGGTGTTGGGAATCGGCATCATGCCGGTCGCGGTGATCCTGGCAGCCTCGGCAACCGCGATGGTGGTGGGATCGCTGCTCTCCGAGGCGCCACCCGAAGAACATCTGGCGAGATTCTTCGAATAG
- a CDS encoding NAD(P)/FAD-dependent oxidoreductase has translation MTFSTMEYDAVVAGGGPAGATAATLIAQRGCKTLLIERSPAPEFKVGESLMPATYWIFERLGVLDQMKASRFPKKYSVQFFSSDGKASTPFYFRDHDAHESSQTWQVLRSEFDQMLLDNAVAQGVEVRRGVTLKDVLFDGDRAVGARVSTGDDDPIDLASRVFVDATGQRAFLAGKLGLLDIEPSLKNAAFFSHFKGGYRDSGVDEGATIIFHTDERKSWFWSIPLPDDTVSVGVVGDISHLILGRSRDPQTVFEEELAHCPAIAARIDGAGQAMPMRAIRDFSYSSARSAGNGWVLAGDAVGFIDPVYSTGVFLALKSGEMAADSICSSLEAGDLSAQSLGSHIECYRHGVDAMRQLVYAFYDPEFSFARFLARYPGCKGELVDLLVGNVYRKPLDRIRAALAEEAGRDRSEMAPTRS, from the coding sequence ATGACCTTCTCGACAATGGAATATGACGCCGTCGTCGCCGGCGGTGGCCCCGCCGGCGCCACCGCGGCCACTCTGATTGCTCAGCGTGGCTGCAAGACTCTGCTGATCGAACGCTCCCCGGCGCCCGAGTTCAAAGTGGGGGAGTCTTTGATGCCGGCGACCTATTGGATCTTCGAGCGGCTGGGCGTGCTCGATCAGATGAAGGCCAGCCGCTTCCCCAAGAAGTACAGCGTGCAGTTCTTCAGCTCCGACGGCAAGGCCTCGACGCCGTTCTACTTTCGCGACCACGATGCCCATGAGAGCTCCCAGACCTGGCAGGTTCTGCGCAGCGAGTTCGACCAGATGCTCCTAGACAATGCCGTAGCCCAGGGCGTCGAGGTCCGGCGTGGCGTCACGCTCAAAGACGTTCTTTTCGACGGCGACCGAGCAGTGGGCGCCCGAGTGAGCACGGGCGATGACGATCCAATCGATCTTGCGTCCAGGGTTTTCGTCGACGCCACGGGCCAGCGCGCTTTCTTGGCCGGTAAGCTGGGGCTTCTCGATATCGAGCCGAGCTTGAAGAACGCCGCCTTCTTTAGCCACTTCAAAGGTGGCTACCGCGATAGCGGGGTGGACGAAGGCGCGACGATCATCTTTCACACCGACGAGAGGAAGTCCTGGTTCTGGTCGATTCCACTGCCGGACGACACGGTCTCGGTGGGCGTGGTCGGCGACATCAGTCACCTCATTCTGGGTCGCTCGCGCGACCCGCAGACGGTCTTCGAAGAAGAGCTCGCGCATTGCCCGGCGATCGCCGCCAGAATCGACGGCGCCGGGCAGGCCATGCCGATGAGGGCCATCCGTGACTTCTCCTACAGCTCGGCCAGAAGCGCCGGCAACGGCTGGGTTCTGGCCGGAGACGCGGTCGGCTTCATCGACCCGGTGTACTCAACCGGCGTCTTTCTGGCACTCAAGTCGGGCGAGATGGCTGCCGATTCCATCTGCTCGAGTCTCGAGGCCGGAGACCTGTCGGCACAGAGCCTCGGCTCGCACATCGAGTGCTATCGGCATGGGGTCGACGCGATGCGGCAGCTGGTCTATGCGTTCTACGATCCGGAGTTTTCGTTCGCCCGTTTCCTCGCGCGGTATCCAGGCTGCAAGGGCGAGCTCGTCGACCTGCTGGTGGGTAACGTCTACCGCAAGCCCCTGGACCGGATTCGCGCGGCTCTGGCCGAAGAGGCCGGCCGTGATCGTTCGGAGATGGCTCCGACGCGAAGCTGA
- a CDS encoding PQQ-binding-like beta-propeller repeat protein has translation MSRAHRTRTFALLVLLGCAIGAARLPAADWPSYRGEDGAGRSAETNLLTTWSLGAPEVLWRIDIGRGYSGIAVRNGLVFTQFGRGGEEIAAAFDAETGREVWRAITGKDRPDGQGGGPRSTPTVEDGLVFVVGASGGLHAFKAADGARVWSRNLVADFGARVPQWGVSASPVVTGDLLLIEAGGRTDHALLALDKKTGAVRWHVRGDKPGYSTPIVARIAGREQAVFFTADALVATTPADGSVLWEYTWKTSYGVNAAMPVFVPPDKVFISTGYGKGAALLRVSSTGAELGVEELWRSKIMQNHFNSSVLVNGYLYGFDNATLKCIEAASGQEAWAKRSFGKGSLLYADGHLLVLSERGVLLSVEATPEEYRETGRAQILKGKTWTMPSLANGRLFLRDEREMVAVSLNP, from the coding sequence ATGAGTCGAGCTCACCGAACGCGTACTTTCGCACTGCTTGTCCTCCTGGGTTGTGCGATCGGCGCCGCCCGCCTCCCCGCCGCCGACTGGCCTTCGTATCGCGGCGAAGACGGCGCCGGTCGATCGGCCGAGACCAACCTGCTCACCACGTGGTCCCTCGGCGCGCCCGAGGTGTTGTGGCGCATCGATATCGGACGGGGTTACTCCGGTATCGCGGTCCGGAACGGTCTGGTTTTCACCCAGTTCGGCCGAGGCGGCGAGGAGATCGCCGCCGCGTTCGATGCCGAGACCGGTCGTGAGGTCTGGCGCGCGATCACCGGCAAGGACCGACCCGATGGCCAGGGCGGGGGGCCCCGCTCGACGCCCACGGTCGAAGACGGTCTGGTCTTCGTGGTCGGCGCGTCGGGCGGGCTGCACGCATTCAAAGCGGCCGATGGAGCGCGCGTTTGGTCGCGCAACCTGGTGGCAGATTTCGGAGCACGAGTTCCCCAGTGGGGGGTTTCGGCCTCGCCCGTCGTGACCGGGGACCTGCTCTTGATCGAGGCCGGCGGCAGAACCGATCATGCCCTACTCGCGCTCGACAAGAAGACCGGCGCGGTTCGTTGGCACGTTCGCGGTGACAAGCCCGGATACTCGACACCGATCGTGGCCAGAATTGCCGGCCGCGAGCAGGCGGTGTTCTTTACCGCCGACGCGCTGGTGGCGACCACCCCCGCAGACGGCAGCGTGCTCTGGGAGTACACGTGGAAGACCTCGTACGGGGTCAACGCCGCCATGCCGGTCTTCGTGCCTCCGGACAAGGTCTTCATCTCGACCGGCTACGGCAAGGGCGCGGCTCTGCTGAGAGTCAGCTCGACCGGCGCGGAACTCGGCGTCGAGGAGCTCTGGCGCAGCAAGATCATGCAGAACCACTTCAACTCGTCGGTTCTGGTGAACGGCTATCTCTACGGCTTCGACAATGCCACGCTCAAGTGCATCGAAGCCGCCTCGGGCCAGGAGGCCTGGGCCAAGCGCAGCTTTGGAAAGGGCTCGCTCCTCTACGCCGACGGACACCTGCTCGTCCTGAGCGAGCGCGGGGTCTTGCTTTCGGTCGAGGCCACACCCGAGGAGTACAGAGAAACCGGGCGCGCACAGATCCTCAAGGGCAAGACCTGGACCATGCCATCACTTGCGAACGGCCGGCTCTTTCTGCGCGATGAGCGCGAGATGGTCGCCGTCAGTCTTAATCCCTAG
- a CDS encoding TonB-dependent siderophore receptor, whose product MRNLFLTAALAALTSFAAVDPVAAQAPTQGDSEPKAGATIQNEESVPAAEYVEELFVEESLPFLPDTNTITAKLPLQTGWTPANVGVVDLETLSEQQARILGHALENVSGINVHTGNGVFDFFVLRGFDSLNSGLVLTDGAPEPETTFYQMYNTERVEVFKGPAGFLYGSNPLAGVINLVRKQPVPQDFGSFSLSLGSWNTADGSIDLNRSNDSGSASFRLNGLFRSGDGYRDGREQDVAAINPAFTWRPDDRTAIHLNLESLSSEYVPDAGLPLVNGALPAVSRDRSYASPFDFSEQDLLRVQLDLERTLSDRLELRNKLYFRELDWKTDGTLLNGAFPSFSTGRIEVFRTLVDLDDRQDFVGNQLELLWSPQDSRHQLLAGVEIARFSDDYSLDVGLLPSIDLLAPVETATRPIFFLPSQSTQGDSTSDIVAPYLIERFQATKKLMLLAGLRLDAIDFEDAVSGASRSQEEVSPMLGIVYSPTEGSAFYINAAGSFAPPSPRVVGEREAEESRQIEVGTRRSSGNGRFRSTFALYRLERDNIAIPDDNGFTQQAGDQRSQGLEVELAGDLARGLSATFSYAYTDSELTRFSELVALPFSNPPFAVFDRSGNSSTFAPEHLANLWLSKTLSNGFRIGGGARFVDDQFISEDNSASISSYVLLNAALSYGRNDWRFGLRLRNLTDEDYETRGFGSSAVIPAEPLSASLSFEYRI is encoded by the coding sequence TTGCGAAACCTGTTCTTGACAGCGGCCCTCGCCGCGTTGACCTCCTTCGCCGCCGTCGATCCAGTCGCGGCTCAAGCCCCGACGCAGGGCGACTCGGAACCGAAGGCCGGGGCGACGATCCAGAACGAGGAGTCGGTTCCGGCCGCCGAATACGTCGAAGAGCTCTTCGTAGAAGAGAGCCTGCCATTCCTTCCCGACACCAATACGATCACGGCCAAGCTCCCGCTCCAGACCGGGTGGACACCGGCCAACGTCGGCGTGGTCGACCTCGAGACGCTATCCGAGCAGCAGGCTCGCATCCTCGGCCATGCCCTCGAGAACGTCAGTGGCATCAACGTCCACACCGGCAACGGCGTCTTCGACTTTTTCGTCCTGCGCGGCTTCGATTCGCTCAACAGTGGCCTGGTTCTGACCGACGGCGCTCCGGAGCCCGAGACGACCTTCTATCAGATGTACAACACCGAACGCGTCGAGGTCTTCAAGGGACCGGCCGGGTTCCTCTATGGCAGCAACCCGCTGGCCGGAGTCATCAACCTGGTGCGCAAGCAGCCGGTGCCCCAGGACTTCGGTTCGTTCAGCCTGAGCCTGGGCTCCTGGAACACGGCCGACGGTTCCATCGACCTGAACCGTTCCAACGACAGCGGCAGTGCGAGCTTCAGGCTCAACGGCCTTTTCCGGTCGGGCGACGGCTATCGTGACGGCCGCGAGCAGGACGTTGCCGCCATCAATCCGGCGTTCACGTGGCGACCGGACGATCGGACCGCGATCCACCTCAACCTGGAATCTCTCAGCTCGGAGTACGTGCCCGACGCGGGATTGCCTCTCGTCAACGGTGCGCTGCCCGCGGTTTCGCGTGATCGCTCGTACGCCTCGCCGTTCGATTTCTCGGAACAGGATCTCTTGCGCGTGCAGCTGGATCTCGAGCGCACCCTCTCGGACCGGCTCGAGTTGCGCAACAAGCTCTATTTTCGTGAGCTCGATTGGAAGACCGACGGCACACTTCTCAATGGCGCCTTCCCGAGCTTCTCGACCGGTCGAATCGAGGTCTTCCGGACTCTCGTCGACCTCGACGACCGCCAGGATTTCGTCGGCAATCAGCTCGAGCTCCTTTGGAGTCCCCAGGACAGCCGCCATCAACTCCTCGCCGGTGTCGAGATAGCGCGGTTTTCGGACGACTATTCGCTCGATGTCGGTCTGCTGCCGTCCATCGACCTCCTGGCGCCGGTCGAAACCGCCACCCGGCCGATTTTCTTTCTGCCGAGCCAATCGACCCAAGGCGACTCGACCAGCGATATCGTCGCGCCCTACTTGATCGAGCGCTTTCAGGCGACCAAGAAGCTGATGCTCTTGGCCGGCCTGAGGCTCGATGCCATCGACTTCGAAGACGCGGTCAGCGGGGCCTCCCGAAGCCAGGAAGAGGTCAGTCCGATGCTCGGGATCGTGTACTCACCCACCGAGGGATCTGCCTTTTACATCAACGCAGCGGGCTCGTTCGCTCCCCCGTCGCCTCGGGTCGTCGGTGAGCGCGAAGCGGAAGAGAGCCGACAGATCGAGGTCGGGACGCGCCGCAGTTCCGGCAACGGACGTTTCCGCTCCACCTTCGCCCTGTACCGGCTGGAGCGCGACAACATCGCCATTCCCGACGACAACGGCTTCACTCAACAGGCCGGGGACCAGCGCTCGCAGGGTCTCGAGGTCGAGCTGGCGGGCGACCTGGCTCGCGGGCTCAGCGCCACGTTTAGCTACGCCTACACCGACAGCGAGCTCACCCGCTTCAGCGAGCTCGTGGCCCTGCCCTTTTCAAATCCGCCGTTCGCTGTCTTCGACCGCTCGGGCAACAGCTCCACCTTCGCGCCCGAGCATCTGGCGAACCTCTGGCTGAGCAAGACGCTCTCGAACGGATTCAGAATCGGCGGTGGTGCGCGCTTTGTCGACGACCAGTTCATCTCCGAGGACAACTCGGCATCGATTTCGAGCTACGTACTCCTGAACGCCGCGCTTTCCTACGGCCGAAACGACTGGCGCTTCGGCTTGAGGCTGCGCAACCTGACCGACGAGGACTACGAGACCCGCGGATTCGGATCGAGTGCAGTTATTCCCGCCGAGCCGCTCTCGGCGTCTCTGTCCTTCGAGTACCGGATATGA
- a CDS encoding PQQ-binding-like beta-propeller repeat protein yields the protein MHRKPLATVTCGSAFIALIACLALAQPAGAEWTQFRGGPSLTGVSSETLTAELEPLWSFEAGDAIESTAAIAGGRVFVGSLDGSLYALDLADGSLTWRYETGNEIKSSPSVNGGVVYFGDEAGVFHAVGAADGKPRWTFQTDGGIISSANFFGDLVLFGSYDQFLYALDRKSGEMRWKIETEGYVHSTPAIAGKYAVVSGCDGYFRKVDLASGAEASKLQIGSYVASSMAIDGDLAFTGTFDNEVLAIDWQNEKIIWRYNHPEKNFPFYSSPAITDGILVIGGRDKLLHALDPQSGKISWTFPTRARVDASPVISGNRVYAVAGNGDLFALALEDGTELWRFEIAAPVTSSPAIAEGRLVLGTLDGVVLAFGRASEQKGSGS from the coding sequence ATGCATAGGAAACCTTTGGCGACCGTTACCTGCGGTTCGGCCTTCATCGCGCTCATCGCCTGTCTCGCTCTCGCCCAACCCGCCGGCGCCGAGTGGACTCAGTTTCGCGGTGGCCCCTCGCTCACCGGGGTCTCATCCGAAACCCTCACCGCCGAGCTTGAGCCACTGTGGAGTTTCGAGGCAGGCGACGCGATCGAATCCACCGCCGCCATCGCCGGCGGCCGGGTCTTCGTCGGCTCGCTCGACGGCTCGCTCTACGCGCTCGATCTGGCCGACGGCTCGCTCACCTGGCGCTACGAGACCGGAAACGAGATCAAGTCCTCGCCGTCGGTGAACGGCGGTGTGGTCTACTTCGGTGACGAGGCCGGTGTCTTTCACGCCGTCGGCGCGGCGGACGGCAAGCCCCGCTGGACGTTTCAGACCGACGGCGGCATCATCTCCTCGGCGAATTTCTTCGGCGATCTGGTTCTCTTCGGATCCTACGACCAGTTTCTCTATGCCCTGGATAGAAAGTCCGGCGAAATGCGCTGGAAGATCGAGACCGAGGGTTACGTCCATTCGACGCCCGCTATCGCCGGGAAGTACGCCGTGGTTTCGGGCTGTGACGGCTATTTCCGGAAGGTCGATCTCGCCAGTGGCGCCGAAGCGAGCAAACTCCAGATCGGTTCTTACGTAGCTTCAAGCATGGCGATCGACGGCGACCTGGCCTTTACAGGCACATTCGACAATGAAGTGCTGGCGATCGATTGGCAGAACGAGAAGATCATCTGGCGATACAACCACCCCGAGAAGAACTTCCCGTTTTACTCGTCGCCGGCGATCACCGACGGGATCCTGGTCATCGGTGGGCGCGACAAACTGCTCCACGCGCTCGACCCACAGTCGGGCAAGATCTCGTGGACGTTTCCGACCCGGGCCCGGGTGGATGCGTCGCCGGTGATCTCGGGAAACCGCGTGTACGCCGTCGCGGGAAACGGAGATCTCTTCGCTCTCGCTCTCGAGGACGGGACCGAGCTGTGGCGTTTCGAGATCGCGGCGCCGGTGACCTCGTCGCCGGCGATCGCAGAGGGCCGCCTGGTTCTTGGAACCCTCGACGGCGTCGTGCTCGCCTTCGGCAGGGCTTCAGAGCAGAAGGGAAGCGGCTCATGA